The Strigops habroptila isolate Jane chromosome 8, bStrHab1.2.pri, whole genome shotgun sequence genome includes a window with the following:
- the TBL1XR1 gene encoding F-box-like/WD repeat-containing protein TBL1XR1 isoform X5 encodes MPDVVQTRQQAYRDKLAQQQAAAAAAAAATNQQGSAKNGENTANGEENGAHTIAIVSHNADNHTDMMEVDGDVEIPPNKAVVLRGHESEVFICAWNPVSDLLASGSGDSTARIWNLSENSTSGSTQLVLRHCIREGGQDVPSNKDVTSLDWNSEGTLLATGSYDGFARIWTKDGNLASTLGQHKGPIFALKWNKKGNFILSAGVDKTTIIWDAHTGEAKQQFPFHSAPALDVDWQSNNTFASCSTDMCIHVCKLGQDRPIKTFQGHTNEVNAIKWDPTGNLLASCSDDMTLKIWSMKQDSCVHDLQAHNKEIYTIKWSPTGPGTNNPNANLMLASASFDSTVRLWDVDRGICIHTLTKHQEPVYSVAFSPDGRYLASGSFDKCVHIWNTQTGALVHSYRGTGGIFEVCWNAAGDKVGASASDGSVCVLDLRK; translated from the exons ATGCCTGATGTGGTGCAGACAAGACAACAGGCCTACAGAGATAAACTTGCAcaacagcaggcagcagctgctgcagctgcagcagcaactAACCAACAGGGATCAGcgaaaaatggagaaaatactgcaaatggAGAAGAGAATGGAGCACATACTATAGCAA TTGTTTCCCATAATGCAGATAATCATACAGATATGATGGAAGTAGATGGAGATGTTGAAATCCCTCCCAACAAGGCAGTGGTGCTGCGTGGCCATGAATCTGAAGTATTCATCTGTGCCTGGAATCCCGTTAGCGACCTTTTGGCCTCAGG ATCTGGAGATTCAACAGCACGGATATGGAACCTCAGTGAAAACAGCACGAGCGGCTCTACACAGCTGGTACTTCGACACTGTATACGAGAAGGAGGGCAGGATGTACCCAGCAACAAAGATGTGACGTCGCTGGATTGGAAC AGTGAAGGTACACTTCTAGCAACTGGGTCTTACGATGGCTTTGCAAGGATATGGACTAAAGATG GTAATCTTGCCAGCACCTTAGGGCAACATAAAGGTCCTATATTTGCGTTAAAATGGAACAAGAAAGGAAACTTCATTTTAAGTGCAGGAGTGGACAAG ACCACAATTATTTGGGATGCCCACACTGGTGAAGCCAAGCagcagtttccttttcattctg cacCAGCATTAGATGTCGATTGGCAGAGTAACAACACATTTGCCTCTTGCAGTACAGACATGTGTATTCATGTCTGTAAACTAGGACAAGATAGGCCCATCAAAACCTTCCAGGGTCACACA AATGAAGTAAACGCAATCAAATGGGATCCAACTGGTAATCTTCTGGCATCCTGCTCTGATGATATGACTCTAAAG ATCTGGAGCATGAAACAAGACAGTTGTGTCCATGATTTACAAGCACACAACAAAGAAATTTATACTATCAAATGGAGTCCTACAGGACCAGGAACAAATAATCCAAATGCCAATCTTATGTTAGCCAG TGCATCTTTTGATTCTACTGTTAGGTTATGGGATGTAGACAGAGGAATTTGTATTCATACTCTGACAAAACATCAAGAACCTGTGTACAGTGTAGCTTTCAGTCCTGATGGCAGGTACCTGGCCAGTGGCTCCTTCGATAAATGTGTACACATCTGGAATACACAG ACAGGTGCCCTAGTTCACAGTTACCGGGGAACAGGAGGGATTTTTGAGGTTTGCTGGAATGCAGCAGGAGACAAAGTTGGAGCAAGTGCTTCAGATGGTTCA gtTTGTGTATTAGACCTACGGAAATAG
- the TBL1XR1 gene encoding F-box-like/WD repeat-containing protein TBL1XR1 isoform X3 — translation MSISSDEVNFLVYRYLQESGFSHSAFTFGIESHISQSNINGALVPPAALISIIQKGLQYVEAEVSINEDGTLFDGRPIESLSLIDAVMPDVVQTRQQAYRDKLAQQQAAAAAAAAATNQQGSAKNGENTANGEENGAHTIANNHTDMMEVDGDVEIPPNKAVVLRGHESEVFICAWNPVSDLLASGSGDSTARIWNLSENSTSGSTQLVLRHCIREGGQDVPSNKDVTSLDWNSEGTLLATGSYDGFARIWTKDGNLASTLGQHKGPIFALKWNKKGNFILSAGVDKTTIIWDAHTGEAKQQFPFHSAPALDVDWQSNNTFASCSTDMCIHVCKLGQDRPIKTFQGHTNEVNAIKWDPTGNLLASCSDDMTLKIWSMKQDSCVHDLQAHNKEIYTIKWSPTGPGTNNPNANLMLASASFDSTVRLWDVDRGICIHTLTKHQEPVYSVAFSPDGRYLASGSFDKCVHIWNTQTGALVHSYRGTGGIFEVCWNAAGDKVGASASDGSVCVLDLRK, via the exons ATGAGTATAAGCAGTGATGAGGTTAACTTCCTGGTATATAGATACTTGCAAGAGTCAG GGTTTTCCCATTCAGCATTTACCTTTGGTATAGAGAGCCATATCAGCCAGTCTAATATAAATGGTGCTCTGGTGCCACCAGCTGCTTTGATTTCCATCATCCAGAAAGGTCTGCAGTATGTAGAGGCAGAAGTCAGTATTAATGAG GATGGTACCTTGTTTGATGGTAGGCCGATAGAGTCTCTCTCACTGATAGATGCAGTAATGCCTGATGTGGTGCAGACAAGACAACAGGCCTACAGAGATAAACTTGCAcaacagcaggcagcagctgctgcagctgcagcagcaactAACCAACAGGGATCAGcgaaaaatggagaaaatactgcaaatggAGAAGAGAATGGAGCACATACTATAGCAA ATAATCATACAGATATGATGGAAGTAGATGGAGATGTTGAAATCCCTCCCAACAAGGCAGTGGTGCTGCGTGGCCATGAATCTGAAGTATTCATCTGTGCCTGGAATCCCGTTAGCGACCTTTTGGCCTCAGG ATCTGGAGATTCAACAGCACGGATATGGAACCTCAGTGAAAACAGCACGAGCGGCTCTACACAGCTGGTACTTCGACACTGTATACGAGAAGGAGGGCAGGATGTACCCAGCAACAAAGATGTGACGTCGCTGGATTGGAAC AGTGAAGGTACACTTCTAGCAACTGGGTCTTACGATGGCTTTGCAAGGATATGGACTAAAGATG GTAATCTTGCCAGCACCTTAGGGCAACATAAAGGTCCTATATTTGCGTTAAAATGGAACAAGAAAGGAAACTTCATTTTAAGTGCAGGAGTGGACAAG ACCACAATTATTTGGGATGCCCACACTGGTGAAGCCAAGCagcagtttccttttcattctg cacCAGCATTAGATGTCGATTGGCAGAGTAACAACACATTTGCCTCTTGCAGTACAGACATGTGTATTCATGTCTGTAAACTAGGACAAGATAGGCCCATCAAAACCTTCCAGGGTCACACA AATGAAGTAAACGCAATCAAATGGGATCCAACTGGTAATCTTCTGGCATCCTGCTCTGATGATATGACTCTAAAG ATCTGGAGCATGAAACAAGACAGTTGTGTCCATGATTTACAAGCACACAACAAAGAAATTTATACTATCAAATGGAGTCCTACAGGACCAGGAACAAATAATCCAAATGCCAATCTTATGTTAGCCAG TGCATCTTTTGATTCTACTGTTAGGTTATGGGATGTAGACAGAGGAATTTGTATTCATACTCTGACAAAACATCAAGAACCTGTGTACAGTGTAGCTTTCAGTCCTGATGGCAGGTACCTGGCCAGTGGCTCCTTCGATAAATGTGTACACATCTGGAATACACAG ACAGGTGCCCTAGTTCACAGTTACCGGGGAACAGGAGGGATTTTTGAGGTTTGCTGGAATGCAGCAGGAGACAAAGTTGGAGCAAGTGCTTCAGATGGTTCA gtTTGTGTATTAGACCTACGGAAATAG
- the TBL1XR1 gene encoding F-box-like/WD repeat-containing protein TBL1XR1 isoform X2, protein MSISSDEVNFLVYRYLQESGFSHSAFTFGIESHISQSNINGALVPPAALISIIQKGLQYVEAEVSINEDGTLFDGRPIESLSLIDAVMPDVVQTRQQAYRDKLAQQQAAAAAAAAATNQQGSAKNGENTANGEENGAHTIAISHNADNHTDMMEVDGDVEIPPNKAVVLRGHESEVFICAWNPVSDLLASGSGDSTARIWNLSENSTSGSTQLVLRHCIREGGQDVPSNKDVTSLDWNSEGTLLATGSYDGFARIWTKDGNLASTLGQHKGPIFALKWNKKGNFILSAGVDKTTIIWDAHTGEAKQQFPFHSAPALDVDWQSNNTFASCSTDMCIHVCKLGQDRPIKTFQGHTNEVNAIKWDPTGNLLASCSDDMTLKIWSMKQDSCVHDLQAHNKEIYTIKWSPTGPGTNNPNANLMLASASFDSTVRLWDVDRGICIHTLTKHQEPVYSVAFSPDGRYLASGSFDKCVHIWNTQTGALVHSYRGTGGIFEVCWNAAGDKVGASASDGSVCVLDLRK, encoded by the exons ATGAGTATAAGCAGTGATGAGGTTAACTTCCTGGTATATAGATACTTGCAAGAGTCAG GGTTTTCCCATTCAGCATTTACCTTTGGTATAGAGAGCCATATCAGCCAGTCTAATATAAATGGTGCTCTGGTGCCACCAGCTGCTTTGATTTCCATCATCCAGAAAGGTCTGCAGTATGTAGAGGCAGAAGTCAGTATTAATGAG GATGGTACCTTGTTTGATGGTAGGCCGATAGAGTCTCTCTCACTGATAGATGCAGTAATGCCTGATGTGGTGCAGACAAGACAACAGGCCTACAGAGATAAACTTGCAcaacagcaggcagcagctgctgcagctgcagcagcaactAACCAACAGGGATCAGcgaaaaatggagaaaatactgcaaatggAGAAGAGAATGGAGCACATACTATAGCAA TTTCCCATAATGCAGATAATCATACAGATATGATGGAAGTAGATGGAGATGTTGAAATCCCTCCCAACAAGGCAGTGGTGCTGCGTGGCCATGAATCTGAAGTATTCATCTGTGCCTGGAATCCCGTTAGCGACCTTTTGGCCTCAGG ATCTGGAGATTCAACAGCACGGATATGGAACCTCAGTGAAAACAGCACGAGCGGCTCTACACAGCTGGTACTTCGACACTGTATACGAGAAGGAGGGCAGGATGTACCCAGCAACAAAGATGTGACGTCGCTGGATTGGAAC AGTGAAGGTACACTTCTAGCAACTGGGTCTTACGATGGCTTTGCAAGGATATGGACTAAAGATG GTAATCTTGCCAGCACCTTAGGGCAACATAAAGGTCCTATATTTGCGTTAAAATGGAACAAGAAAGGAAACTTCATTTTAAGTGCAGGAGTGGACAAG ACCACAATTATTTGGGATGCCCACACTGGTGAAGCCAAGCagcagtttccttttcattctg cacCAGCATTAGATGTCGATTGGCAGAGTAACAACACATTTGCCTCTTGCAGTACAGACATGTGTATTCATGTCTGTAAACTAGGACAAGATAGGCCCATCAAAACCTTCCAGGGTCACACA AATGAAGTAAACGCAATCAAATGGGATCCAACTGGTAATCTTCTGGCATCCTGCTCTGATGATATGACTCTAAAG ATCTGGAGCATGAAACAAGACAGTTGTGTCCATGATTTACAAGCACACAACAAAGAAATTTATACTATCAAATGGAGTCCTACAGGACCAGGAACAAATAATCCAAATGCCAATCTTATGTTAGCCAG TGCATCTTTTGATTCTACTGTTAGGTTATGGGATGTAGACAGAGGAATTTGTATTCATACTCTGACAAAACATCAAGAACCTGTGTACAGTGTAGCTTTCAGTCCTGATGGCAGGTACCTGGCCAGTGGCTCCTTCGATAAATGTGTACACATCTGGAATACACAG ACAGGTGCCCTAGTTCACAGTTACCGGGGAACAGGAGGGATTTTTGAGGTTTGCTGGAATGCAGCAGGAGACAAAGTTGGAGCAAGTGCTTCAGATGGTTCA gtTTGTGTATTAGACCTACGGAAATAG
- the TBL1XR1 gene encoding F-box-like/WD repeat-containing protein TBL1XR1 isoform X1 gives MSISSDEVNFLVYRYLQESGFSHSAFTFGIESHISQSNINGALVPPAALISIIQKGLQYVEAEVSINEDGTLFDGRPIESLSLIDAVMPDVVQTRQQAYRDKLAQQQAAAAAAAAATNQQGSAKNGENTANGEENGAHTIAIVSHNADNHTDMMEVDGDVEIPPNKAVVLRGHESEVFICAWNPVSDLLASGSGDSTARIWNLSENSTSGSTQLVLRHCIREGGQDVPSNKDVTSLDWNSEGTLLATGSYDGFARIWTKDGNLASTLGQHKGPIFALKWNKKGNFILSAGVDKTTIIWDAHTGEAKQQFPFHSAPALDVDWQSNNTFASCSTDMCIHVCKLGQDRPIKTFQGHTNEVNAIKWDPTGNLLASCSDDMTLKIWSMKQDSCVHDLQAHNKEIYTIKWSPTGPGTNNPNANLMLASASFDSTVRLWDVDRGICIHTLTKHQEPVYSVAFSPDGRYLASGSFDKCVHIWNTQTGALVHSYRGTGGIFEVCWNAAGDKVGASASDGSVCVLDLRK, from the exons ATGAGTATAAGCAGTGATGAGGTTAACTTCCTGGTATATAGATACTTGCAAGAGTCAG GGTTTTCCCATTCAGCATTTACCTTTGGTATAGAGAGCCATATCAGCCAGTCTAATATAAATGGTGCTCTGGTGCCACCAGCTGCTTTGATTTCCATCATCCAGAAAGGTCTGCAGTATGTAGAGGCAGAAGTCAGTATTAATGAG GATGGTACCTTGTTTGATGGTAGGCCGATAGAGTCTCTCTCACTGATAGATGCAGTAATGCCTGATGTGGTGCAGACAAGACAACAGGCCTACAGAGATAAACTTGCAcaacagcaggcagcagctgctgcagctgcagcagcaactAACCAACAGGGATCAGcgaaaaatggagaaaatactgcaaatggAGAAGAGAATGGAGCACATACTATAGCAA TTGTTTCCCATAATGCAGATAATCATACAGATATGATGGAAGTAGATGGAGATGTTGAAATCCCTCCCAACAAGGCAGTGGTGCTGCGTGGCCATGAATCTGAAGTATTCATCTGTGCCTGGAATCCCGTTAGCGACCTTTTGGCCTCAGG ATCTGGAGATTCAACAGCACGGATATGGAACCTCAGTGAAAACAGCACGAGCGGCTCTACACAGCTGGTACTTCGACACTGTATACGAGAAGGAGGGCAGGATGTACCCAGCAACAAAGATGTGACGTCGCTGGATTGGAAC AGTGAAGGTACACTTCTAGCAACTGGGTCTTACGATGGCTTTGCAAGGATATGGACTAAAGATG GTAATCTTGCCAGCACCTTAGGGCAACATAAAGGTCCTATATTTGCGTTAAAATGGAACAAGAAAGGAAACTTCATTTTAAGTGCAGGAGTGGACAAG ACCACAATTATTTGGGATGCCCACACTGGTGAAGCCAAGCagcagtttccttttcattctg cacCAGCATTAGATGTCGATTGGCAGAGTAACAACACATTTGCCTCTTGCAGTACAGACATGTGTATTCATGTCTGTAAACTAGGACAAGATAGGCCCATCAAAACCTTCCAGGGTCACACA AATGAAGTAAACGCAATCAAATGGGATCCAACTGGTAATCTTCTGGCATCCTGCTCTGATGATATGACTCTAAAG ATCTGGAGCATGAAACAAGACAGTTGTGTCCATGATTTACAAGCACACAACAAAGAAATTTATACTATCAAATGGAGTCCTACAGGACCAGGAACAAATAATCCAAATGCCAATCTTATGTTAGCCAG TGCATCTTTTGATTCTACTGTTAGGTTATGGGATGTAGACAGAGGAATTTGTATTCATACTCTGACAAAACATCAAGAACCTGTGTACAGTGTAGCTTTCAGTCCTGATGGCAGGTACCTGGCCAGTGGCTCCTTCGATAAATGTGTACACATCTGGAATACACAG ACAGGTGCCCTAGTTCACAGTTACCGGGGAACAGGAGGGATTTTTGAGGTTTGCTGGAATGCAGCAGGAGACAAAGTTGGAGCAAGTGCTTCAGATGGTTCA gtTTGTGTATTAGACCTACGGAAATAG
- the TBL1XR1 gene encoding F-box-like/WD repeat-containing protein TBL1XR1 isoform X4, with translation MSISSDEVNFLVYRYLQESGFSHSAFTFGIESHISQSNINGALVPPAALISIIQKGLQYVEAEVSINEDGTLFDGRPIESLSLIDAVMPDVVQTRQQAYRDKLAQQQAAAAAAAAATNQQGSAKNGENTANGEENGAHTIANNHTDMMEVDGDVEIPPNKAVVLRGHESEVFICAWNPVSDLLASGSGDSTARIWNLSENSTSGSTQLVLRHCIREGGQDVPSNKDVTSLDWNSEGTLLATGSYDGFARIWTKDGNLASTLGQHKGPIFALKWNKKGNFILSAGVDKTTIIWDAHTGEAKQQFPFHSAPALDVDWQSNNTFASCSTDMCIHVCKLGQDRPIKTFQGHTNEVNAIKWDPTGNLLASCSDDMTLKIWSMKQDSCVHDLQAHNKEIYTIKWSPTGPGTNNPNANLMLASASFDSTVRLWDVDRGICIHTLTKHQEPVYSVAFSPDGRYLASGSFDKCVHIWNTQV, from the exons ATGAGTATAAGCAGTGATGAGGTTAACTTCCTGGTATATAGATACTTGCAAGAGTCAG GGTTTTCCCATTCAGCATTTACCTTTGGTATAGAGAGCCATATCAGCCAGTCTAATATAAATGGTGCTCTGGTGCCACCAGCTGCTTTGATTTCCATCATCCAGAAAGGTCTGCAGTATGTAGAGGCAGAAGTCAGTATTAATGAG GATGGTACCTTGTTTGATGGTAGGCCGATAGAGTCTCTCTCACTGATAGATGCAGTAATGCCTGATGTGGTGCAGACAAGACAACAGGCCTACAGAGATAAACTTGCAcaacagcaggcagcagctgctgcagctgcagcagcaactAACCAACAGGGATCAGcgaaaaatggagaaaatactgcaaatggAGAAGAGAATGGAGCACATACTATAGCAA ATAATCATACAGATATGATGGAAGTAGATGGAGATGTTGAAATCCCTCCCAACAAGGCAGTGGTGCTGCGTGGCCATGAATCTGAAGTATTCATCTGTGCCTGGAATCCCGTTAGCGACCTTTTGGCCTCAGG ATCTGGAGATTCAACAGCACGGATATGGAACCTCAGTGAAAACAGCACGAGCGGCTCTACACAGCTGGTACTTCGACACTGTATACGAGAAGGAGGGCAGGATGTACCCAGCAACAAAGATGTGACGTCGCTGGATTGGAAC AGTGAAGGTACACTTCTAGCAACTGGGTCTTACGATGGCTTTGCAAGGATATGGACTAAAGATG GTAATCTTGCCAGCACCTTAGGGCAACATAAAGGTCCTATATTTGCGTTAAAATGGAACAAGAAAGGAAACTTCATTTTAAGTGCAGGAGTGGACAAG ACCACAATTATTTGGGATGCCCACACTGGTGAAGCCAAGCagcagtttccttttcattctg cacCAGCATTAGATGTCGATTGGCAGAGTAACAACACATTTGCCTCTTGCAGTACAGACATGTGTATTCATGTCTGTAAACTAGGACAAGATAGGCCCATCAAAACCTTCCAGGGTCACACA AATGAAGTAAACGCAATCAAATGGGATCCAACTGGTAATCTTCTGGCATCCTGCTCTGATGATATGACTCTAAAG ATCTGGAGCATGAAACAAGACAGTTGTGTCCATGATTTACAAGCACACAACAAAGAAATTTATACTATCAAATGGAGTCCTACAGGACCAGGAACAAATAATCCAAATGCCAATCTTATGTTAGCCAG TGCATCTTTTGATTCTACTGTTAGGTTATGGGATGTAGACAGAGGAATTTGTATTCATACTCTGACAAAACATCAAGAACCTGTGTACAGTGTAGCTTTCAGTCCTGATGGCAGGTACCTGGCCAGTGGCTCCTTCGATAAATGTGTACACATCTGGAATACACAGGTATAG